In Salinibacter ruber DSM 13855, a single window of DNA contains:
- a CDS encoding carboxypeptidase-like regulatory domain-containing protein — MDVTGTVTSAENDEPIGDATVEVLRADNENTLASATTDTTGSYEATFTFEESETPNQLEVRVSAGRFMNKAVSVDFQSSVSRDIELQTGVVEASVSGVVADATNGDPIEGAVVNGVRPDSSEQLFETTTSGSGEYEASFEIKATSQPSDIVLSVNTDGFESKELTIAFTEEVSRDVKLEAKTTEATASGLVDRSDTGDPVTNATVTGSPAGNSGQLFETTTNEAGEYEVTFEVRVPDEPDEITVGASAKDFEDSEQTVSFGNEISSNLSLSPSEVNVTVDGTVTAELDGSTIEGADVSIFRANENRDDLASTTSEMDGTYALSFTVLAPDAPDELRLEATESRVPDTSLTVGFSESIAQNITLPSIEISTIDELQAIQTDSDFPLDGFYVQTKNIDASVTANWNGGKGFEPIGDNTIPFSGGFDGNGNVIKGLSIDRPNAETVGIFGLVDNGIIKDVVVENASVEGGLKSGIVAGFLKSKNINNNRGTIQSSRTSGSVSGDDVGGLAGKTGSASKVQGSRSDAFVEGRHAAGLVSTSNGTIQNSKATGDVASTNTPSGGLVSEFCGTIINSEASGDVEASGRNGVGGLVGRSGSSLVESSRATGNVSRNDDGPIGGLVGNNLGGTVRFSYATGSVSGVDQVGGLVGINTSDAEVVESFAAGSVSGDTETGGLVGVNAGSLSESFWDTETTGQSESVGRGNPGGAIGLGTDEMQGNSAEENMDGFDFQNTWRVVMGDYPALQWEE, encoded by the coding sequence GTGGACGTGACCGGGACAGTCACGTCGGCCGAAAACGACGAGCCGATCGGTGACGCAACCGTCGAAGTCCTCCGGGCCGACAACGAAAATACCTTGGCGTCCGCCACCACTGACACCACTGGAAGCTACGAGGCTACGTTCACGTTCGAGGAGTCTGAAACCCCAAACCAATTGGAGGTGAGGGTGTCCGCCGGGAGATTCATGAACAAGGCTGTCTCGGTAGATTTTCAGTCTTCAGTCAGCAGAGATATTGAGCTCCAAACGGGTGTCGTAGAAGCATCTGTCTCTGGTGTGGTGGCTGATGCTACGAATGGCGATCCGATTGAAGGAGCCGTTGTCAACGGTGTGCGTCCCGATAGTAGCGAACAGCTGTTTGAGACAACCACCAGTGGAAGTGGAGAATACGAGGCTTCCTTTGAAATAAAGGCAACCAGTCAACCGTCTGACATCGTCCTGTCGGTCAACACCGATGGGTTTGAGTCTAAAGAACTGACTATCGCTTTTACCGAAGAGGTAAGCAGAGATGTCAAGCTTGAGGCGAAAACGACTGAAGCCACTGCTTCTGGCCTCGTAGATCGGTCTGATACAGGAGACCCGGTTACGAATGCTACCGTGACTGGGAGCCCTGCAGGAAACAGCGGGCAGCTTTTCGAAACGACGACAAACGAGGCAGGAGAGTACGAAGTCACATTCGAAGTGAGAGTCCCAGACGAACCTGATGAGATCACCGTAGGCGCCAGTGCGAAGGACTTCGAGGATTCTGAGCAGACCGTTAGCTTCGGCAATGAGATTTCGTCGAACCTGTCTCTGTCTCCAAGTGAAGTGAATGTCACGGTCGATGGGACTGTCACCGCCGAGTTGGATGGTAGCACCATAGAAGGAGCTGATGTAAGCATCTTTCGAGCAAACGAGAACAGAGATGACTTAGCGAGCACGACATCCGAGATGGACGGCACGTATGCCCTTTCGTTCACTGTTCTTGCGCCTGATGCACCGGATGAACTGCGCCTTGAAGCCACTGAAAGCAGGGTTCCCGACACGAGCCTAACAGTTGGATTTAGTGAGTCGATTGCTCAGAACATCACCCTTCCCTCCATCGAGATTAGCACGATTGACGAACTTCAGGCCATTCAGACGGACTCAGATTTTCCTCTCGATGGCTTCTACGTGCAGACGAAAAACATCGACGCGAGCGTAACTGCTAACTGGAACGGCGGGAAGGGATTTGAGCCAATCGGTGACAACACGATTCCCTTCAGCGGTGGATTTGATGGGAATGGAAACGTGATCAAAGGCCTGTCGATAGACCGGCCGAATGCAGAAACAGTAGGTATTTTTGGGCTCGTCGATAACGGAATAATAAAAGATGTAGTAGTTGAAAATGCATCAGTAGAGGGAGGATTGAAAAGCGGAATAGTCGCCGGATTTTTGAAATCTAAAAATATAAATAATAATAGAGGAACTATACAGAGCTCGAGAACCAGCGGAAGTGTGAGTGGCGACGATGTTGGTGGATTAGCCGGGAAAACGGGATCTGCATCTAAAGTTCAAGGCTCCAGGTCCGATGCCTTCGTAGAAGGAAGACATGCTGCAGGACTTGTGTCGACAAGCAATGGGACTATCCAAAACTCGAAGGCGACTGGGGATGTAGCCAGCACTAACACACCGTCTGGAGGCTTAGTCTCCGAATTCTGTGGTACCATCATAAATTCTGAGGCTTCTGGTGATGTTGAAGCATCCGGTCGAAACGGTGTCGGAGGGCTGGTTGGAAGGAGTGGCAGCAGTTTGGTCGAGAGCTCAAGAGCAACTGGCAACGTATCGAGGAATGACGATGGCCCAATCGGTGGACTTGTCGGAAACAACCTGGGGGGAACCGTCCGGTTCTCATACGCAACAGGTTCGGTATCAGGAGTTGATCAGGTTGGAGGATTGGTTGGAATTAACACGAGTGATGCTGAGGTGGTTGAGTCCTTTGCTGCTGGTTCTGTCTCAGGAGATACTGAAACCGGAGGTCTCGTAGGAGTAAACGCGGGCAGCTTATCCGAGAGCTTTTGGGACACTGAAACCACTGGCCAGAGCGAAAGCGTTGGGAGAGGCAATCCAGGAGGCGCTATCGGTCTTGGTACCGACGAAATGCAAGGCAACAGCGCCGAGGAAAACATGGACGGCTTCGACTTTCAGAACACGTGGCGGGTGGTGATGGGCGACTACCCGGCGCTCCAGTGGGAAGAGTAA
- a CDS encoding tyrosine-type recombinase/integrase: MVSSCLATPAGKIRLVQKALGHSDLSTTMIYTHVVDEELETALKDL; this comes from the coding sequence ATGGTTTCTTCTTGTCTGGCTACTCCGGCTGGAAAGATCCGGCTCGTCCAGAAGGCCCTCGGACACTCGGACCTATCCACGACGATGATCTACACGCACGTCGTCGATGAGGAGCTGGAGACGGCACTGAAGGACCTGTAG
- a CDS encoding replication initiation protein, translated as MARQSLFDDQARVVKSNRLVQSKMNWTKLEHRVVAMLIAQLEKDDKEFEEQRVYIKDIADLSGRNGKSLYDQAEEICQKLLDQKIHIRTQTDDGRRRYKGYNCMSSCEYVEGSGYIEAKFNDDMQPFLLQLKRRFTQYNLKCFMQLSSQHSMRIYELLKMREGIKYLRLGIEELREVLSCEHSYERFADFKRWVLERARGELWDKTDIYFNYQVEREGQTPVRINFVIKENDSEKEKEGGSKNEDANETLIQSGQNGERGDIGVEGKADEGETPTFNVFAMVLDEMTQEELDTYSETHIREAVSSARQKVDNDRPDDGAANKAIEAYREALRRVRN; from the coding sequence ATGGCAAGGCAGTCGCTGTTTGACGACCAAGCGAGGGTCGTCAAGAGCAATCGGCTCGTCCAGTCTAAAATGAACTGGACAAAATTGGAGCACCGGGTAGTGGCCATGCTCATTGCCCAACTGGAGAAAGACGACAAGGAGTTTGAGGAGCAGCGGGTTTATATCAAAGACATCGCCGACCTTTCAGGCCGGAATGGGAAGTCCCTCTACGACCAGGCTGAGGAGATCTGCCAAAAACTACTGGACCAGAAAATACACATCCGAACACAAACCGACGATGGCCGGAGACGGTACAAGGGGTACAACTGCATGTCATCCTGCGAATACGTCGAGGGCTCTGGCTATATCGAGGCGAAGTTCAACGACGACATGCAGCCGTTCCTTCTGCAGCTCAAGCGCAGGTTCACCCAGTACAACCTGAAGTGCTTCATGCAGCTCTCGAGTCAGCACTCGATGCGCATTTATGAGCTGCTCAAAATGAGGGAGGGAATAAAGTACCTCCGGTTGGGAATAGAAGAGCTGAGGGAGGTCCTTTCCTGCGAGCACAGCTACGAGCGATTTGCCGACTTCAAGCGGTGGGTCCTCGAAAGAGCCAGAGGAGAGCTGTGGGACAAGACAGACATATATTTCAACTACCAGGTAGAACGAGAAGGGCAAACTCCAGTCCGTATCAATTTCGTGATTAAGGAGAACGATTCAGAGAAGGAGAAGGAGGGAGGTAGTAAAAATGAAGACGCAAATGAGACCCTAATCCAGTCTGGCCAGAACGGTGAGCGGGGCGATATTGGAGTTGAAGGAAAAGCGGACGAAGGAGAAACGCCGACCTTCAACGTTTTCGCGATGGTCTTAGACGAAATGACCCAGGAGGAGCTCGACACCTATAGTGAGACTCACATCAGAGAAGCCGTAAGCTCTGCCCGCCAGAAGGTCGACAACGATCGTCCGGATGATGGCGCTGCCAACAAAGCAATAGAGGCATATAGGGAGGCTCTACGGCGAGTGCGGAACTGA
- a CDS encoding tyrosine-type recombinase/integrase: protein MARPDKLPRVLTEEETDRLLSEPNQRYFGPHRDYLYMRVMLKAGLRASEATALRPERIDLMSGKLMVREGKGAKDRTLWIGEELLEELQGWMDRRQEKAPKADYLLPTSKGTQVATSHLRRSVKRYARDAGIEEVERVSPHTLRHTFATRLYRSAGKIRLVQKALGHSDLSTTMIYTHVVDEELEGAMKGL, encoded by the coding sequence ATGGCCCGCCCGGACAAGCTCCCTCGGGTCCTCACCGAGGAAGAAACCGACCGGCTTCTCTCCGAGCCTAACCAGCGCTATTTCGGCCCGCATCGAGACTACCTCTACATGCGGGTGATGCTGAAAGCAGGCCTCCGGGCCTCCGAAGCAACGGCGCTCCGGCCCGAGCGTATTGATCTGATGAGCGGGAAACTGATGGTTCGGGAAGGCAAAGGCGCGAAGGACCGGACGCTCTGGATCGGGGAAGAGCTTCTGGAAGAACTCCAGGGCTGGATGGACCGGCGGCAAGAGAAAGCTCCGAAAGCCGATTACCTACTTCCGACCTCGAAGGGAACGCAGGTAGCGACCTCCCACCTCCGCCGGTCGGTCAAGCGGTATGCCCGAGATGCAGGCATTGAAGAAGTGGAGCGCGTTTCCCCACACACCTTAAGGCATACTTTTGCCACGCGGCTCTACCGATCGGCTGGAAAGATCCGGCTCGTGCAGAAGGCCCTCGGCCACTCGGACCTCTCGACCACGATGATCTACACTCACGTCGTTGACGAAGAGCTAGAGGGTGCGATGAAGGGACTTTAA
- a CDS encoding BspA family leucine-rich repeat surface protein, which produces MTDYDFQIDWGDGTTETITGDDPDPSHAYSSSGTYTVKISTPNNGQAFPRIYLNNNTPSPGDNSTKLQSIDQWGSIQWESMEGAFAGAGGITYDATDEPDLSGVTSMRQMFSYTQFGRSFQDTNIGEWDTSTVTNMEGVFFNASSFNQDISSWDVSNVKNMSRMFWDANRFNQDIGSWDVSSVIDMSLMFLGASRFNQDISDWDTGSVVKMNSMFRDTDEFNQNIGSWDVSSVTDMGYMFWRAESFNQDISAWDVSNVTEMDRMFRDSRFNADISNWDVSNVETMRRMFKDASFFDGKIGSWDVSGVTDMSEMFEGAASFNQDISGWDVSNVTDMFEMFLDAVNFNQDISSWDVSSVDRMSGMFEGAASFDQYIGSWNTSNVSRMSRMFEGAKNFNQDIGSWDVSNVRSMASMFQNASSFNQNIGGWDVSNVRDSFSRDAFDNFLTGAELTPENYDALLTGWAQLDLTDGLTFDAGQSQYTSGAESARQSIIEEEGWTINDGGLAERTPLSAPSGLTATVEGREISLSWSAVTSEDLAGYRLYRSAGQSPDTSGTGLTEDLVSAAAFTDSTATENRTYRYGVTAVDTAGNESVLSEEASVFRYPSQIQAEVSRSFGDAAGPGDYRLVALPGETSRPVEDVVSGEAGSEWQAYRDDGSQDDFLQKYDGSERFTFEPGNGFWVTATSDLAFEDSVSTVSLQGDSAATITLREGWNVISNPIDKAVEWSRVEQANGGSLQPIWSFQGAFSQDDSLGSAVSGRGYYLFNGSADRTELLIPYPGSPSSPTSKTGSRASSTTGQEANLLSLSATPVGPDGPTSTVQVGVQSETSRSVVAPPSRFEAVSLRIKAGEEEQQKGRSGFLMTERRKGDGDGETFHLRLKSQESVPVSLTASGLGETEGQSVALLHPSAGKTYRLRADETVQIEGSQEETALKLAVGTEGYVDEQAGQVIPDEVTLTSYPNPVQKQATVEYTLPEQTDVRVALYDVLGRRVATLEEGSKQAGRHQIQLEGTGLSSGVYFGRLKAGGETRTQKITVVR; this is translated from the coding sequence GTGACCGACTACGACTTTCAGATCGACTGGGGCGACGGGACGACGGAAACCATCACAGGCGATGACCCGGACCCGAGCCACGCCTACAGTTCTTCCGGCACGTACACCGTCAAGATCAGCACGCCGAATAACGGTCAGGCGTTTCCGCGGATTTATTTGAACAACAACACTCCTTCTCCTGGCGACAACTCTACGAAGCTCCAGTCGATCGATCAGTGGGGGTCGATCCAGTGGGAGAGTATGGAAGGGGCCTTTGCTGGTGCTGGGGGGATAACCTATGATGCTACCGATGAGCCAGATCTCTCAGGTGTGACCTCAATGCGTCAGATGTTTTCATATACCCAATTCGGTAGAAGTTTCCAAGATACGAACATTGGAGAGTGGGATACAAGCACCGTGACGAATATGGAAGGCGTGTTTTTTAACGCCAGTTCTTTCAATCAAGATATTAGTAGTTGGGATGTATCCAACGTAAAGAATATGAGCCGAATGTTTTGGGATGCTAATAGATTTAACCAAGACATTGGGAGTTGGGACGTGTCAAGTGTTATCGACATGAGTTTAATGTTTCTTGGCGCGTCTAGATTTAACCAAGACATAAGCGACTGGGACACCGGAAGCGTTGTCAAAATGAATAGCATGTTCAGGGACACTGATGAGTTCAATCAAAATATCGGAAGCTGGGATGTCTCCAGTGTCACCGATATGGGCTACATGTTTTGGCGTGCCGAATCCTTCAACCAAGATATAAGTGCGTGGGACGTCTCGAACGTTACTGAAATGGATAGGATGTTCAGAGACAGTCGGTTCAATGCAGATATAAGCAACTGGGACGTCTCAAATGTAGAAACAATGAGGCGTATGTTTAAGGATGCATCTTTTTTCGATGGCAAAATCGGTTCATGGGATGTATCAGGTGTCACTGACATGAGCGAAATGTTCGAGGGGGCTGCATCTTTCAACCAAGACATAAGTGGCTGGGACGTATCTAATGTAACTGATATGTTCGAGATGTTTCTAGATGCGGTAAACTTTAATCAAGATATAAGTTCTTGGGATGTCTCAAGTGTCGACAGAATGAGCGGTATGTTTGAGGGGGCTGCCTCTTTCGATCAGTATATTGGTAGCTGGAATACTTCCAATGTAAGTAGAATGAGTAGAATGTTCGAGGGTGCCAAAAACTTCAACCAAGATATAGGAAGTTGGGACGTTTCGAACGTCAGAAGTATGGCGTCTATGTTTCAAAACGCAAGTAGCTTCAATCAGAATATTGGGGGCTGGGACGTTTCTAATGTTCGAGACTCATTCTCTCGGGACGCCTTCGACAATTTTCTCACCGGGGCAGAGCTCACCCCAGAGAACTACGACGCACTTTTGACCGGGTGGGCCCAGTTGGACCTAACCGACGGCCTGACGTTTGACGCCGGTCAGAGCCAGTACACCTCAGGCGCGGAATCAGCTCGCCAGTCGATCATCGAGGAGGAGGGCTGGACGATCAACGATGGAGGTCTTGCCGAACGGACACCACTATCAGCGCCGAGCGGGCTGACGGCCACCGTGGAGGGCCGCGAGATCTCCCTCTCCTGGAGCGCAGTAACGTCGGAGGACCTGGCCGGCTACCGCCTCTACCGGTCGGCAGGCCAGTCGCCAGATACCAGCGGCACGGGTCTTACCGAAGACCTGGTCTCGGCGGCTGCCTTCACCGACAGCACCGCCACCGAAAACCGCACGTACCGGTATGGAGTGACCGCCGTCGACACCGCCGGAAACGAAAGCGTCCTTTCCGAGGAGGCCTCCGTCTTCCGCTACCCGAGCCAGATTCAAGCGGAGGTCAGCCGCTCGTTCGGCGATGCCGCCGGGCCGGGAGACTACCGTCTGGTGGCCTTGCCAGGGGAGACCAGCCGCCCGGTTGAGGATGTCGTTAGTGGAGAAGCCGGATCTGAGTGGCAGGCCTACCGCGATGACGGAAGCCAGGACGACTTCCTCCAGAAGTACGACGGATCCGAGCGCTTTACCTTCGAGCCGGGGAACGGGTTTTGGGTCACCGCAACCAGCGACCTAGCGTTTGAGGACTCCGTCTCAACGGTTTCCCTGCAGGGCGACTCTGCTGCCACGATCACGCTGAGGGAGGGGTGGAACGTAATCTCAAATCCCATCGACAAGGCTGTTGAGTGGAGCCGCGTGGAGCAGGCAAACGGAGGCTCTCTCCAACCCATCTGGAGCTTCCAAGGTGCCTTCAGCCAGGACGACTCGCTCGGGTCCGCAGTGTCGGGACGAGGGTATTATCTGTTCAACGGAAGTGCTGATCGAACGGAGCTTCTGATCCCGTACCCTGGTTCACCGTCGAGCCCGACAAGCAAGACGGGAAGCCGGGCTTCCTCAACGACGGGTCAAGAGGCAAACTTGCTCTCCCTCAGCGCGACTCCTGTAGGACCTGATGGGCCCACCTCCACGGTCCAGGTTGGAGTTCAGTCCGAGACTTCCCGCTCGGTGGTTGCTCCGCCATCGCGGTTTGAAGCAGTCAGTTTGCGGATCAAGGCCGGAGAAGAGGAGCAGCAGAAAGGCCGCTCTGGTTTCCTCATGACCGAACGCAGGAAAGGAGACGGAGATGGAGAAACGTTCCATCTTCGGCTCAAAAGCCAAGAAAGCGTGCCTGTCAGCCTAACGGCCAGTGGCCTGGGCGAAACTGAGGGACAAAGCGTGGCGCTTCTTCACCCGTCGGCAGGGAAGACGTATCGCCTACGTGCCGACGAGACTGTCCAGATTGAAGGGAGTCAGGAAGAGACCGCTCTTAAACTGGCCGTTGGCACTGAAGGCTATGTCGACGAGCAGGCCGGCCAAGTCATTCCCGACGAGGTGACGCTCACCTCGTACCCGAATCCGGTACAGAAACAGGCGACCGTCGAGTACACGCTCCCAGAGCAGACGGATGTCCGAGTCGCGCTTTACGACGTGTTGGGCCGTCGGGTGGCAACGTTGGAGGAGGGAAGTAAGCAGGCCGGACGGCACCAGATCCAACTCGAAGGAACTGGGCTCTCCAGTGGCGTCTACTTCGGCCGGCTGAAGGCCGGCGGGGAGACCCGGACCCAGAAAATTACCGTCGTGCGGTAA
- a CDS encoding fibronectin type III domain-containing protein, whose product MALAVAGCGGAGSNEEGGGDDGNGDDGGGGGTGLSAPAAPSGLEATPQDGAVQLGWDAVDGADTYNVYRSTSSGVDVSSSALDTGIDQSSYTDGTAESGTEYFYVVTAVASEDGETAESDPSGEASAALLASPSGLSATPGDGTTQLSWEAAGGADTYNVYRSISSGVDASSDPLGAGISSTEYADESAQNGTEYFYVVTAAASGDRESDPSGEVSAVPFAAPSGLEGTSRDSEVALSWDAAGGADTYNVYRSTSSTDGAEGEPLATGVAETSYADTDAKNGTKYYYRVTSVNPSGAESDASSEVEKTPFSDPPNRPNSTDRP is encoded by the coding sequence GTGGCCTTGGCCGTGGCCGGGTGCGGCGGCGCCGGGTCCAACGAGGAGGGTGGTGGCGATGATGGGAACGGCGATGATGGAGGAGGCGGAGGGACAGGCCTCTCGGCGCCGGCCGCGCCATCGGGACTGGAGGCCACCCCGCAGGATGGAGCTGTTCAGCTTGGCTGGGACGCGGTAGACGGAGCAGACACGTATAACGTGTACCGGAGCACCTCCTCCGGTGTAGACGTCTCTTCCAGCGCGCTGGACACGGGCATCGACCAAAGCAGCTACACCGACGGGACCGCCGAAAGCGGGACGGAGTACTTCTACGTCGTGACGGCGGTGGCCTCCGAGGACGGAGAGACCGCCGAGAGCGACCCGTCGGGCGAAGCCAGCGCGGCCCTGCTCGCTTCGCCGAGTGGCCTGAGCGCCACTCCGGGAGATGGGACCACGCAACTAAGCTGGGAGGCGGCAGGCGGGGCAGACACCTACAACGTGTACCGGAGCATCTCTTCTGGGGTAGACGCCTCTTCCGACCCGCTGGGCGCCGGCATCAGCTCGACGGAGTACGCCGACGAGAGCGCCCAGAACGGAACCGAATACTTCTACGTCGTGACCGCGGCGGCCTCCGGGGACAGAGAGAGCGACCCGTCCGGGGAGGTGAGCGCCGTTCCGTTTGCCGCGCCGAGCGGGCTGGAGGGGACCTCTCGGGACTCGGAGGTGGCCCTGAGCTGGGACGCGGCAGGCGGGGCAGACACCTACAACGTGTACCGAAGCACCTCCTCCACGGATGGAGCAGAAGGAGAACCGCTTGCGACGGGCGTGGCGGAGACCAGCTACGCGGATACCGACGCCAAGAACGGGACGAAGTACTACTACCGGGTGACGTCGGTCAATCCCAGCGGCGCAGAGAGCGACGCGTCGAGCGAAGTGGAGAAGACGCCCTTTTCCGACCCGCCCAACCGGCCCAACTCGACGGACCGACCGTAG
- a CDS encoding Y-family DNA polymerase yields MDHVFALIDCENFYVSCERVFDPSLRGRPVAVLSNNDGCVIARSEEVKEAGVPMGAPLFKWREELDEIEAEILSSNYTLYGDMSRRVHSIIEEEALALERYSIDEAFARFPGLSRDNLSRVADRLRRRIRRHIGIPVRVGVGPTKTLAKVADLNGKARKRAGWGQGTYVCPDEPKREELLKRVSVGDIWGIGSAYEKTLQEKGVASAAGFRALPGPWIRSEMTVVGLRTAWELRGRSCLDLELVRPDRKTMVRSRSFGERVETKANLREALAKHAQRAAEKLREEGLVAKGIKVFITTKRFGDPPHYSNGVAGALPEHTARASAFAKASRRLLEPIYRSGHGYKKAGVCLYDIRPSRPHQESLFGQGRKEDEDLMEAVDQINRKHGKGAIGLAAAGLPEGKGHLEREWTMKRQRRSPLYTTRWDELPVAQSS; encoded by the coding sequence GTGGACCACGTCTTCGCCCTGATCGACTGTGAGAACTTCTACGTCTCCTGCGAGCGAGTTTTCGACCCGTCCCTCCGAGGCAGGCCCGTGGCGGTCCTCTCGAACAACGACGGCTGCGTGATCGCCCGGTCAGAGGAGGTGAAGGAGGCCGGCGTGCCGATGGGCGCTCCGCTTTTTAAGTGGCGGGAAGAGCTGGATGAAATTGAGGCCGAGATCCTGTCCTCGAACTACACCTTGTACGGGGACATGTCCCGCCGTGTGCATTCGATCATCGAGGAAGAGGCTCTGGCGCTGGAGCGCTACTCGATCGACGAGGCATTTGCCAGGTTTCCGGGCCTCTCTAGGGACAATCTGTCCCGCGTGGCCGACAGGCTCCGGCGGCGAATTAGGCGGCATATTGGCATTCCCGTCCGCGTCGGGGTCGGGCCGACGAAAACCCTCGCGAAAGTCGCCGATCTAAACGGGAAAGCCCGCAAGCGTGCCGGATGGGGCCAGGGCACCTACGTCTGCCCGGATGAACCGAAGCGCGAGGAGCTTCTCAAGCGGGTGTCGGTCGGGGACATCTGGGGCATCGGCTCCGCCTACGAGAAAACGCTCCAGGAGAAAGGCGTCGCCTCCGCGGCGGGGTTCAGGGCGCTCCCAGGCCCATGGATCCGCTCGGAGATGACCGTCGTGGGGCTGCGCACAGCCTGGGAGCTCAGGGGACGGTCCTGCCTGGACTTAGAGCTCGTCCGTCCAGACCGGAAGACCATGGTTCGGTCGAGGTCGTTCGGGGAGCGGGTAGAGACGAAGGCCAACCTACGAGAGGCACTTGCAAAGCATGCCCAGCGCGCGGCGGAGAAGCTCCGGGAGGAAGGCCTCGTGGCGAAGGGAATCAAGGTGTTTATTACGACCAAGCGGTTTGGCGACCCGCCGCATTACTCAAACGGCGTAGCCGGAGCCCTTCCGGAGCACACCGCCCGGGCCTCTGCTTTCGCAAAAGCGTCCCGCCGGCTTCTGGAGCCGATCTACCGGAGCGGCCATGGCTACAAGAAGGCGGGGGTGTGCCTCTATGACATCCGCCCAAGCCGCCCGCACCAAGAGAGCCTGTTCGGCCAGGGGAGGAAAGAAGACGAGGATCTGATGGAGGCGGTCGACCAGATCAACCGGAAGCATGGGAAGGGAGCCATCGGGCTCGCTGCGGCGGGCCTTCCTGAAGGAAAGGGGCACCTCGAGCGGGAGTGGACGATGAAGCGCCAGAGGCGATCCCCACTGTATACGACTCGGTGGGACGAACTGCCTGTTGCTCAGTCCAGTTAG